One Podospora pseudopauciseta strain CBS 411.78 chromosome 4, whole genome shotgun sequence genomic window, AGGCATCACTCACCAAGGAGCCGATAGGTTTCATCATATCTGTCATACATATTTCCCAGATACTCGCATGAAGCTATTTGGTGTTCCCAATACAAGAAATTGCCGTCCAACGTTTCTAGACGGGCCCAAGCCAACGAACTGAATTCATTCTCGCTCGCTCGTCATGGATATCAATACTGATCACTTCCTACACAAACCCAACGgtaaaagaaagagaaaatgAGTTTTCCAGGCTAACTAACCCGTCCTCCCATTATAGCCAACCGCCCCATCCACTCCATCAAtgcaacaaaagaaaacagccAGGTACACACACCAATCAAagctgaaaaaaaaaatataaaaaaagacaaaacaCGGGATATCTACGAAGAAGATTGAACAACACCCAACACATCACGCAACATCATACCGTCACCTCAACTATTTACCAAACATCATCCGTATCCCGAACCATCTCCAGCGTCGGTGTCTTCGGCTCCaacttcctcatcatcttcctctccttcttaCTCAACAAACTCGGCGTAACCGGAATCACCGGGCTAAACGGCTGATAAGGCGTATAAGGCACCGGCGCCCCCGTCCATGGCGTCCTCTGCCCCGTCGGCAACCCATTATCCCTGTCCGGCCTCGTGAAAACAGTCTGCTTCGTCGTGCCAAACGACGCAGCAGAAGGACTAGTCACTGCTGGCTCGTAGGCTCTAAAAGGCAGGGCACCACCCGCGCGAACGGCAGAAGGCGGGTTGGGTCGGTTAAAGGATGTTTGTCCTGGACGGGGAGAGGCAGGGAGGGAGTCCATTGAGGGGAAGCGGTTGACGCctggtttgggggaggtggggaggccAACCAGgcccgaggtggaggaggtggccgAGGGGGGTTCTTCGTTGGAGTTGTCgcgttgatgatgacggggggcggcgacggcggcgtcGATGCGAGAGTCGATTGATTGGGTGGAGACGGGGGAGATGTCTGGGGTGGGGAGATGTGGGCTAGAAGAGCCGGCGTGGTTGTTGCGGCGGAAGGGGAGGTCGGAGGAGCTTCCTTGTGGCAATGGGGGAGGGGCTAGGGGAGCGTAGTGACggggtgggatggtgttCAATTCTTGCTCCTCTTGGCGAGGGAAGGTGCCTGACATTGGGGTcaagatgggggaggagataaCCATTCCTGAACCTTGGACTTTGTTCTTCCTTGGGGACTTGAGAAAGTTGAGAAGTGATGAGCTTCGGGATTCCTTCTTGGTGTCCTGGgcaaggttgaggttggaaGGTTTGTTCCTCTCTCTTTTGGTGCTTCCGGGGGTGGGCGGCATGGTGTTGACGGACTTGGTGGATGGCGAGGTGAGCATTGGAGGAGGCTCATATGCCCTACCCTCCGCTTTGGCTCTTTCCTGCTCCATCACATGCCTGTACATCTCTTCTAGCTGATTTTGCGCCATGGCTCTGTCCCGACCGACGACTGTCTGGTCAACCGAGAGGTCGATGCCGCAAGCAAGGATCGTCGAAGTCGGCGAGTGCGCTGTTGCGATGGAGAATTGTGACTTGGCTGGGCTGAGTGGGCCGCCGAGTCTGTCTCTTGCTGTCAAGGGCGAAGCCGAAGGAAGAGAATAGTTTCTTGTGTGCGCCGGGAGGTCTGTCTGGAGAGAGAGCTTCTGCCCTAGGTTGTGACCAAGGtactgctgttgctgctctgGCTGGAATTGTTCTTGCTGGAACTGCTGAGGATGTTGTTGCCCGGCCTGGTATTGTTCGGCCTGAAGTTGGTATTGCTCGAGTTGTTTCTTGTATTCCTCTTCGGACAGGAATTGTTGTGTGAACGGGTTGAAAGCCAGTAgtcccctctcctcctcgggtAATTC contains:
- a CDS encoding hypothetical protein (EggNog:ENOG503P2FV), translated to MLSAGVSSYNKAAFALLFATTSWPSFCAALPSIQQLLRRGDLWLDYSSPTPSPEDGPPLSANAVRDPAYLPIHIGAIVGAYGFSLVIVAILLLALLKTRRTHIRNGELPEEERGLLAFNPFTQQFLSEEEYKKQLEQYQLQAEQYQAGQQHPQQFQQEQFQPEQQQQYLGHNLGQKLSLQTDLPAHTRNYSLPSASPLTARDRLGGPLSPAKSQFSIATAHSPTSTILACGIDLSVDQTVVGRDRAMAQNQLEEMYRHVMEQERAKAEGRAYEPPPMLTSPSTKSVNTMPPTPGSTKRERNKPSNLNLAQDTKKESRSSSLLNFLKSPRKNKVQGSGMVISSPILTPMSGTFPRQEEQELNTIPPRHYAPLAPPPLPQGSSSDLPFRRNNHAGSSSPHLPTPDISPVSTQSIDSRIDAAVAAPRHHQRDNSNEEPPSATSSTSGLVGLPTSPKPGVNRFPSMDSLPASPRPGQTSFNRPNPPSAVRAGGALPFRAYEPAVTSPSAASFGTTKQTVFTRPDRDNGLPTGQRTPWTGAPVPYTPYQPFSPVIPVTPSLLSKKERKMMRKLEPKTPTLEMVRDTDDVW